The following are from one region of the Blastocatellia bacterium genome:
- a CDS encoding cation transporter → MSQQVIQLGGSQRASLVKRGRKLEYFTIGYNSLEGLIAVVAGLLAGSIALVGFGFDSLIEVTSGAVLLWRLNADVDETRRERVEAIAHRLVGGCFMALAAYVTYDSIKSFVRHEAPEESLPGILLAVASLIVMPLLVHAKRKVARGINSGALMADAKQTEVCTYLSAILLGGLLLNALFGWWWADPAAALVMVPIIVKEGVEGLRGKSCCDDDVCH, encoded by the coding sequence ATGAGTCAACAGGTTATTCAATTGGGTGGAAGCCAGCGCGCGAGCCTCGTTAAACGGGGGCGTAAGCTGGAATACTTCACCATCGGGTATAACAGCCTGGAAGGATTGATCGCTGTCGTTGCAGGACTTCTTGCCGGCAGCATTGCGCTGGTGGGATTTGGTTTTGACAGTTTGATTGAAGTCACCTCCGGAGCGGTCCTCCTCTGGCGGTTGAACGCCGACGTGGACGAGACAAGACGAGAGCGAGTCGAAGCCATCGCACATCGCCTGGTCGGCGGCTGCTTTATGGCGCTTGCTGCCTACGTCACCTATGACTCCATCAAGTCGTTTGTGCGGCACGAGGCGCCTGAAGAAAGCCTGCCTGGTATCCTCCTGGCGGTCGCCTCGCTGATCGTGATGCCCCTGCTCGTGCACGCCAAACGAAAGGTGGCGCGCGGCATCAACAGCGGGGCGCTGATGGCCGATGCCAAACAGACCGAAGTGTGTACCTACCTGTCGGCCATTCTGCTTGGCGGCCTGTTGCTCAATGCACTCTTTGGCTGGTGGTGGGCTGATCCGGCGGCGGCGCTCGTGATGGTGCCGATCATCGTCAAAGAAGGCGTGGAAGGGCTGCGCGGCAAGTCCTGTTGCGACGATGATGTCTGTCATTGA
- a CDS encoding efflux RND transporter permease subunit, with amino-acid sequence MNTDQERSGLLNRIIEFSLRNRFMVAFAITLASILGLMAYRAMETDLFPDLSSPVITVIVENPGLAAQEGETLIARPLESAFRSLPNVVRVRSESEIGVVSVRTEFRFGTDYYLTRQLLAERLSTVSRAFPQGTQAPVLSSAASRLGEVMQFYVAKDGDEDKKELKETADYLIRYKLQTVPGIIRITSLGGERRQYEAALNPDRMRSYNISLDEVIKALGESNENFSGGFITGSATEMDVRGLGRINSLEDLGRVVVAVRQGVPVLVRDIAEVRDGAAVRRGIARVNDREAVLMTVTKQFGADTLSITDRAKKALDELKPFMPEGVKTVTVFDQSELINVATRTLEEALLVGGFAVVLIIFLFLGNVRSTLIAAITIPVAVVISFIFLRLLGVTLNIMSLGGLAVGLGIMIDAAIVDTENIFRHLKENPADSLRATLRGASEVRRPAAYSTAIIIVVFLPLLFLSGLEGKILAPFAATVVVLMAVGLILSLTLTPALCYTLLRKVAPRLKENSWLARQCERVYEPVLRGSLRRPLRAVGVAAAIFVLSLVLLRFLGTELLPRMDEGALLLQINTPAGTSLQETDRIASQVTKVLEGGPDVAAIIQPTGRAEGSEDPMPVTTAEHIVQLVPRAARKHTIPEIEAWVREQLKKVPGVATSITTPLNMRIDESISGTSAAVAVKIFGGDLETLAGKGAQLKEIVEKVPGVVDVRLEQLQGVPQVIIAVDRERASRFGLNPGEIGHSVEALLGGSEVTTVIKDQLKEYPVVVRLGEVYRDSPEKIADLMIDTPTGQKLPLGDIATVRVLRGPATIKREDQIRRIQLTLNVQGRDVGSVVTDIEKALAGLKLPPGYFVSFGGGYERQQEVSKELTGAFVISALLVFLLLYVAFRSIWQAVLVIATIPLALAGGFIALWVTGSTLNVSSVIGLLAHFGLSVQKGLILMEYVNQLRARGLPLREALYQGAHTRMRPVLMTAASAGLGVLPIAIGWGAGAELQQPMAIALIGGLITSTILTLVALPALYELSEGLQERITLKWSAWRAGAARTEPPAPAEAGD; translated from the coding sequence ATGAACACTGATCAAGAGCGGAGCGGCTTATTGAATCGCATCATTGAATTCTCATTGCGTAACCGATTCATGGTGGCCTTTGCGATCACTCTCGCTTCCATCCTGGGCCTGATGGCTTACCGGGCAATGGAGACTGACCTGTTTCCCGACCTGTCGTCGCCGGTGATTACCGTCATTGTCGAAAATCCCGGCCTCGCCGCGCAAGAAGGCGAAACCCTCATCGCCCGCCCTCTTGAATCGGCATTTCGCAGCCTGCCGAACGTGGTGCGGGTGCGTTCCGAATCCGAGATCGGCGTCGTTTCTGTGCGGACGGAATTTCGTTTCGGCACAGATTACTATCTGACCCGGCAGCTCCTGGCCGAACGGCTCTCTACCGTTTCTCGCGCCTTCCCGCAAGGCACGCAAGCGCCGGTGCTCTCTTCGGCGGCGTCACGGCTGGGCGAAGTGATGCAGTTTTATGTCGCCAAAGACGGTGACGAAGATAAGAAAGAACTGAAAGAAACTGCCGACTACCTGATCCGCTACAAACTCCAGACGGTGCCGGGCATCATTCGCATCACCTCCCTCGGCGGCGAGCGCCGGCAGTATGAGGCCGCCCTTAACCCGGACCGTATGCGTTCTTACAACATCTCGCTCGACGAGGTCATCAAGGCGCTCGGCGAGTCGAACGAAAACTTCTCCGGCGGGTTTATCACCGGCAGCGCCACCGAGATGGACGTGCGTGGGCTCGGGCGCATCAATTCGCTTGAGGACCTGGGTCGTGTGGTGGTCGCGGTGCGCCAAGGCGTGCCGGTGCTCGTCCGCGACATTGCCGAGGTGCGCGACGGGGCGGCGGTTCGTCGCGGCATTGCGCGGGTGAATGACCGGGAAGCTGTTTTGATGACAGTCACCAAGCAGTTCGGGGCCGACACCTTGTCAATTACCGATCGGGCGAAAAAAGCATTAGATGAGCTAAAGCCATTCATGCCTGAAGGCGTAAAGACCGTCACCGTCTTCGATCAATCCGAACTGATCAATGTGGCGACCAGAACCCTCGAAGAAGCCTTGCTCGTGGGCGGCTTCGCCGTGGTGTTGATCATCTTCTTGTTCCTGGGCAATGTCCGCTCAACGTTGATCGCGGCGATCACCATTCCGGTGGCCGTGGTCATCAGCTTTATCTTCTTACGCCTGCTCGGCGTCACGCTTAACATCATGTCACTTGGTGGCCTGGCTGTGGGCTTAGGAATCATGATCGACGCGGCGATTGTTGATACAGAAAACATCTTCCGCCACCTCAAGGAGAACCCCGCCGATTCACTACGCGCCACGCTGCGCGGGGCGAGTGAGGTGCGCAGGCCGGCGGCGTACTCGACGGCCATCATCATTGTCGTGTTTCTGCCGCTGCTATTTCTTTCCGGCCTGGAAGGAAAAATCCTCGCGCCGTTTGCGGCCACGGTGGTGGTGCTGATGGCGGTGGGCCTGATTTTGTCGCTGACGCTGACCCCTGCGCTCTGCTACACGCTGTTGAGGAAGGTAGCGCCACGCCTCAAAGAGAATAGCTGGCTCGCCAGGCAGTGTGAGCGGGTGTATGAGCCGGTCCTGCGGGGATCACTCAGAAGGCCGCTGCGTGCCGTGGGCGTCGCCGCCGCGATCTTTGTGCTGTCGCTGGTTCTCCTGCGTTTCTTAGGCACCGAGCTGTTGCCGAGAATGGATGAGGGCGCACTGCTTTTGCAGATCAACACACCAGCGGGAACAAGTCTTCAGGAGACCGACCGCATTGCTTCGCAGGTAACCAAGGTGCTCGAAGGCGGGCCGGACGTTGCGGCAATTATCCAGCCGACCGGGCGCGCCGAAGGCTCGGAAGACCCGATGCCGGTGACCACCGCTGAGCATATCGTCCAGCTCGTGCCCCGCGCCGCGCGCAAACACACCATCCCTGAGATCGAAGCCTGGGTGCGCGAGCAGTTAAAGAAAGTGCCCGGTGTGGCTACATCCATCACGACGCCGCTCAACATGCGCATCGATGAATCCATCTCCGGCACCTCAGCCGCGGTGGCGGTAAAGATTTTCGGGGGTGATTTAGAGACGCTGGCCGGGAAGGGCGCACAGCTTAAAGAGATCGTTGAAAAGGTGCCGGGGGTCGTTGACGTGCGCCTTGAACAACTTCAAGGCGTGCCCCAGGTCATCATTGCGGTTGACCGGGAACGCGCTTCGCGCTTCGGCCTGAACCCCGGCGAAATCGGGCACTCGGTTGAAGCCTTGCTCGGCGGCAGTGAAGTCACGACCGTCATCAAGGATCAACTCAAAGAGTACCCGGTGGTCGTTCGGCTGGGCGAAGTGTATCGCGATTCGCCTGAAAAAATCGCCGACCTGATGATCGATACGCCCACCGGCCAGAAATTGCCGCTCGGTGATATTGCTACGGTGCGCGTCCTGCGCGGGCCGGCGACCATCAAGCGCGAAGATCAGATCCGGCGCATCCAGCTCACCCTGAACGTGCAGGGCCGGGATGTTGGCTCGGTGGTGACGGACATTGAAAAAGCCCTTGCCGGCTTGAAGCTGCCGCCGGGCTACTTTGTCAGTTTCGGCGGCGGCTATGAGCGCCAGCAAGAGGTGAGTAAAGAACTGACCGGCGCCTTCGTCATCTCGGCATTGCTGGTGTTTTTATTGCTCTACGTGGCGTTCCGCTCTATCTGGCAAGCGGTGCTTGTGATCGCGACCATTCCGCTCGCCCTGGCTGGCGGCTTTATCGCGCTCTGGGTGACCGGCAGCACGCTGAACGTCTCCTCTGTCATCGGCCTGCTCGCTCACTTTGGCCTGTCCGTTCAAAAGGGGCTGATCCTCATGGAGTACGTCAACCAACTGCGCGCCCGTGGACTCCCGTTGCGCGAAGCCCTCTATCAGGGCGCGCACACGCGAATGCGACCGGTGCTGATGACGGCAGCCTCAGCCGGGCTTGGCGTCCTGCCCATCGCGATAGGCTGGGGGGCGGGCGCAGAGCTTCAGCAGCCGATGGCGATTGCGCTCATCGGCGGACTGATTACCTCGACCATCCTGACCCTGGTGGCGCTGCCTGCCCTTTACGAATTAAGCGAAGGGCTACAGGAGAGAATCACACTCAAATGGTCCGCGTGGCGCGCGGGAGCCGCGCGCACTGAGCCGCCTGCTCCGGCAGAGGCAGGGGACTGA
- a CDS encoding efflux RND transporter periplasmic adaptor subunit, with translation MTVAVRYWLDPESLYGSTRKPVLHRKASFHQGVINYPRASAVLNLIRIKSMPDDLIKNDGVRGAAVTEAPQVTTEPDAPHRRVSTVLLERFRTSPGQAVAIALVLVAATALLVYVLWPKHPKTAAGVEKPPTLEHVAGEAEEHSQEGAIEISDETAELIGVKTAAAVSGEIEDTIATTGKALVAPNGQAIIGAKAEGRAVQISAEPGQSVKAGQVLVVIDSPQIADLRGQLIEAEARLKLAEQNKARTAMSENRAAVIQAKNRLDLAQATFDRKRRLAELGAAAKREVAEAETEYKNAKAEYDYQSSIQITREQQQALSEVEQTRAVVQRLTQSLAALGANPRGQGGTISINSPIAGTVIDRHISIGQAVTGGSELLTVMNLSSVIIEAQLPESQAVRVRAGQRLTARLPGLPDRLFEGHVESVGNAVDPQSRTVPVRARITNAGAVLKHQMAVEVRIVSGERKEGVVVPVSALVQDEGITVVYVKEGNRYERRPVSVGTINYQSAEITSGIEAGEEVVVAGAYQLKNMQRGGGEEDHDEH, from the coding sequence GTGACTGTCGCCGTCCGCTATTGGCTTGACCCTGAGTCGCTGTATGGCTCAACGCGCAAGCCGGTCTTGCATCGAAAAGCTTCCTTTCACCAGGGTGTCATCAACTACCCGCGCGCCAGTGCGGTTCTTAATCTTATAAGGATTAAATCCATGCCAGACGATCTCATAAAAAACGATGGAGTAAGAGGCGCGGCGGTTACCGAAGCCCCGCAAGTAACCACTGAACCAGACGCGCCACACCGCCGCGTCAGCACCGTTCTGCTGGAACGGTTCCGAACTTCGCCAGGGCAAGCCGTCGCAATTGCCCTCGTGTTGGTCGCAGCAACCGCCTTGCTTGTCTACGTGCTCTGGCCGAAACATCCCAAGACCGCGGCGGGGGTTGAGAAACCACCCACGCTTGAGCACGTGGCTGGCGAAGCCGAAGAACATAGCCAGGAAGGGGCCATCGAGATCAGCGATGAGACGGCTGAGTTGATCGGCGTGAAAACCGCAGCAGCGGTCAGCGGCGAGATTGAAGACACCATAGCGACGACCGGGAAAGCTCTCGTCGCCCCGAACGGTCAGGCCATCATTGGCGCCAAGGCCGAGGGCCGCGCCGTGCAGATCTCTGCCGAACCTGGACAGAGTGTTAAAGCCGGGCAGGTTCTGGTTGTGATCGACAGCCCGCAGATCGCTGACCTTCGCGGCCAGTTGATCGAAGCCGAAGCGCGCTTGAAGCTAGCCGAGCAGAACAAGGCGCGCACCGCAATGAGCGAGAATCGGGCTGCCGTCATTCAGGCCAAGAATCGGCTTGATCTGGCGCAGGCTACTTTTGACCGCAAGCGCCGGCTCGCAGAACTGGGAGCTGCCGCCAAACGGGAAGTGGCCGAGGCGGAGACGGAGTATAAAAATGCGAAGGCTGAATATGACTATCAATCCAGTATTCAGATCACTCGCGAACAGCAACAGGCGCTCAGTGAAGTGGAGCAAACTCGCGCGGTCGTCCAACGCCTCACGCAATCACTCGCCGCGCTCGGGGCCAATCCCCGAGGCCAGGGAGGGACAATCAGCATCAACTCTCCGATTGCCGGCACGGTGATTGATCGTCACATCTCCATCGGCCAGGCCGTCACGGGTGGCAGTGAGCTCTTAACCGTGATGAACCTGTCAAGCGTCATCATCGAAGCGCAGCTACCCGAATCGCAAGCGGTGCGGGTGCGCGCTGGTCAGCGACTCACGGCGCGACTTCCTGGCCTGCCGGATCGCCTCTTTGAAGGACACGTCGAGTCGGTCGGCAACGCCGTTGATCCGCAGAGTCGAACCGTCCCGGTCCGCGCACGCATCACCAACGCCGGTGCCGTGCTCAAACACCAGATGGCAGTTGAGGTGCGAATCGTTTCAGGTGAGCGCAAAGAAGGCGTGGTCGTGCCGGTGTCTGCCCTCGTGCAGGATGAAGGGATCACGGTCGTGTATGTGAAAGAGGGCAATCGCTACGAGCGTCGGCCCGTTTCGGTCGGCACAATCAATTATCAATCGGCTGAAATTACCAGCGGCATCGAGGCCGGGGAAGAAGTCGTCGTCGCCGGCGCCTACCAGCTAAAGAACATGCAAAGGGGCGGCGGTGAGGAGGATCACGATGAACACTGA
- a CDS encoding FixH family protein: MKLITIFVIVTTILITAACGRKASDGGKMADAGKTIKSAQAGSLTVTLSSSTGELKNGDNDLMLTFADASGKSVDVGAASLNFHMPAMGAMAVMNDQAALTTTNTPGMYHAKVTLEVGGTWEAQVKYQGQQGTGQTSMTVTAK; the protein is encoded by the coding sequence ATGAAACTCATCACCATATTTGTAATCGTAACGACCATCCTGATTACCGCTGCATGTGGGCGCAAAGCGTCTGACGGCGGCAAAATGGCTGATGCCGGTAAAACGATCAAGTCGGCACAGGCAGGCAGCCTCACCGTAACGCTGTCGAGCTCGACGGGCGAACTCAAGAACGGCGACAACGATCTGATGTTGACCTTCGCCGACGCATCGGGCAAATCCGTCGATGTCGGCGCTGCCTCGCTGAACTTTCACATGCCAGCAATGGGGGCGATGGCTGTGATGAACGACCAGGCGGCGCTGACGACAACCAACACGCCGGGGATGTATCACGCCAAGGTCACGCTCGAAGTCGGCGGCACCTGGGAGGCACAGGTCAAATATCAAGGGCAGCAGGGCACTGGTCAAACCAGCATGACCGTGACGGCGAAGTGA
- a CDS encoding efflux RND transporter permease subunit — translation MISRLIEFSMRNRFIILAAYLLLAAWGYWALLRTPIDAIPDLSDNQVIVFTDWTGRSPQEVEDQVTYPLTTALQGLPGVRVVRGQSAFSFSMINIIFEDSVDLYWARTRVLERLNLVTAQLPEGVVPTLGPDASGVGQIFWYTVEGEGYSLRDLRTLQDWFIRYQLNSVPGVAEVASVGGYVQQYQIDVDPNRLRAYNLPFSMLVDAVRRSNLNVGGNVIEQNGQWSVVRGVGLINSVADVENIVIGGSGGTPVYARNVASVKIGDAFRVGALDRDGHEAVGGVVIARYGVNTLDVIDAVKQKLQSLGAGLPQGVRIVPFYDRTELILRATHTLRRALIEEIILVTLAHIIFLYHFRSILIVTIPLPLAVLLSFLFMYYLGISSNLMSLAGIAIAIGVLVDAGIVVTENAFRHMEKNHIDPRDRHSVWWGVFESTKLVGRPIFFSMAIIILAFVPVFALTGREGKLFHPLAFTKTFAMVAATVIAVTFVPVLCTLLLGGRFHSEDENPVMRGLHRVYRPTLNWALGHRKLTVSAAALLFSIAALLATSGSWLPVVRAHTANVPIIGPLLARVHPIGNEFMPPLNEGDLMYMPVTDPGISINQALHVMQRQDEILKSFQEVEWVTGKAGRAETSTDPAPVNMNETIVHLKPAEQWRPGMTREKLIAEMDEKLQMPGVTNIWTQPIINRIEMLSTGIRTQVGVKLFGSDLNELEQRSREIATVLQAIPGAKDVYPEQITGAPYIDIQIDRQAAARYGIDVGAIQDVIDKGIGETNLTVTIEGRKRFPVRVRYAPEFRTSPQSLAQLLVPGSNGMQIPLSQLTTMRTVTGPTMISSENGLLRGTVTLNVRDRDVGSFVEEAKRALNERVHLPPGYYVEWSGEYENQQRARARLQLVLPVVLLVIFVMLYFTYHSAVEAAHVLMAVPFALTGGVYLLYALGYNFSVAVWVGFIALFGTAVQTGVVMVIYLNEAVERKKLEVGDQLTRQELKEAVMEGAVLRLRPKVMTVSTVVAGLLPIMWSASAGAEVMKPLATPVLGGMVSSLLHVLIVTPVIFFWLREREMRRHAARTNHHDEVLEEPSALSAETEKER, via the coding sequence ATGATCAGCCGACTAATCGAATTCTCGATGCGCAACCGTTTCATCATCCTTGCCGCCTACCTGCTGCTAGCGGCCTGGGGCTACTGGGCGCTCTTGCGCACGCCGATTGATGCTATCCCCGACCTATCGGATAACCAGGTGATCGTCTTCACGGACTGGACCGGGCGCAGCCCGCAGGAAGTTGAAGACCAGGTGACCTATCCGCTCACCACCGCGCTCCAGGGACTGCCCGGTGTGCGCGTGGTGCGCGGCCAATCGGCTTTCAGTTTCTCGATGATTAACATCATCTTTGAAGACTCAGTCGATCTCTACTGGGCGCGCACACGGGTGCTCGAACGATTGAACCTGGTGACGGCGCAACTGCCGGAAGGGGTCGTGCCGACGCTCGGCCCCGATGCTTCCGGGGTGGGCCAGATTTTCTGGTACACGGTCGAAGGCGAAGGCTACAGCCTGCGCGACCTGCGCACGCTACAGGACTGGTTCATCCGCTACCAATTGAATTCTGTTCCCGGCGTCGCCGAAGTCGCCTCGGTCGGCGGCTATGTGCAGCAGTATCAGATTGACGTCGATCCGAATCGCCTGCGCGCCTACAACCTTCCGTTTTCGATGCTGGTTGATGCCGTGCGCCGCAGCAATCTGAACGTCGGCGGCAACGTCATCGAACAGAATGGCCAGTGGTCGGTGGTGCGCGGCGTCGGCCTGATCAACTCGGTCGCCGATGTTGAAAACATTGTGATCGGCGGGTCGGGCGGCACGCCTGTCTACGCGCGCAACGTCGCCAGCGTCAAGATCGGCGATGCCTTCAGAGTCGGCGCGCTCGACCGCGACGGTCACGAAGCGGTAGGTGGAGTTGTGATTGCCCGTTATGGAGTGAACACGCTGGACGTTATCGACGCGGTCAAGCAGAAGCTGCAATCGCTCGGAGCCGGACTTCCTCAGGGAGTGAGGATCGTTCCCTTTTACGACCGCACAGAGTTGATCCTGCGGGCGACTCATACGCTGAGGCGCGCATTGATCGAAGAGATCATTCTGGTGACGCTCGCTCACATCATCTTTCTCTATCACTTCCGTTCAATCCTGATTGTCACCATCCCGTTGCCGCTCGCCGTGTTGTTGTCGTTCCTGTTCATGTATTACCTCGGCATCAGTTCGAACCTGATGTCGCTGGCTGGCATCGCCATCGCCATCGGCGTGCTGGTCGACGCCGGCATCGTCGTCACCGAAAACGCCTTCCGCCACATGGAAAAAAATCATATTGACCCACGCGACCGGCACAGCGTCTGGTGGGGTGTATTTGAATCGACCAAGCTGGTCGGGCGACCCATCTTTTTTTCGATGGCCATCATCATTCTCGCGTTCGTGCCCGTCTTCGCGCTGACCGGGCGCGAGGGCAAGCTGTTTCACCCGCTCGCCTTCACCAAGACCTTCGCGATGGTCGCGGCAACCGTAATCGCGGTTACATTCGTGCCAGTGCTGTGTACCCTTCTGCTCGGCGGGCGCTTTCATTCTGAAGACGAGAATCCGGTGATGCGCGGATTACATCGCGTTTACAGGCCAACACTTAACTGGGCGCTCGGTCACCGCAAGCTGACCGTTAGTGCGGCAGCCCTGTTATTCAGCATTGCCGCGCTGCTGGCAACCTCAGGGAGCTGGCTGCCGGTTGTGCGTGCTCACACCGCGAATGTGCCGATCATCGGGCCACTGCTTGCGAGGGTACACCCCATCGGCAATGAGTTCATGCCGCCGCTCAATGAAGGCGATCTGATGTATATGCCGGTGACCGATCCTGGCATCTCGATCAATCAGGCCCTCCACGTCATGCAGCGGCAGGATGAGATCCTCAAGTCGTTCCAGGAGGTCGAATGGGTCACCGGCAAAGCGGGCCGGGCGGAGACCTCGACCGACCCGGCGCCGGTCAACATGAACGAGACCATCGTGCACCTGAAACCAGCCGAGCAGTGGCGTCCGGGGATGACCCGCGAAAAGCTGATCGCTGAGATGGATGAAAAGCTACAGATGCCCGGCGTCACCAACATCTGGACGCAGCCCATCATCAACCGCATCGAGATGCTGTCGACCGGCATCCGGACACAGGTCGGCGTCAAGCTCTTCGGCAGCGACCTCAATGAGCTAGAGCAACGTTCGCGCGAAATCGCCACCGTACTCCAAGCAATTCCCGGCGCCAAAGACGTATACCCGGAACAGATCACCGGCGCACCCTACATCGATATTCAAATCGACCGCCAGGCGGCGGCGCGCTATGGCATCGATGTCGGCGCGATTCAAGACGTGATCGATAAAGGCATCGGCGAAACCAACCTCACCGTGACCATCGAAGGGCGCAAACGCTTTCCGGTGCGCGTGCGCTACGCACCGGAGTTCCGCACCAGCCCGCAATCACTTGCCCAATTACTGGTGCCCGGATCGAACGGCATGCAGATTCCGCTCTCCCAACTGACGACCATGCGCACGGTGACGGGGCCGACCATGATCTCAAGCGAGAATGGATTGCTGCGCGGCACTGTCACACTCAACGTCCGCGACCGCGACGTCGGCAGCTTTGTAGAAGAGGCTAAACGCGCCTTGAACGAACGCGTGCATCTGCCACCTGGCTACTACGTCGAGTGGAGCGGTGAGTACGAGAACCAGCAGCGGGCGCGGGCGCGCTTGCAACTCGTGCTGCCGGTCGTCTTGCTGGTCATCTTTGTGATGCTCTACTTCACCTATCACTCCGCGGTCGAGGCGGCGCACGTGCTGATGGCCGTGCCGTTCGCTCTCACCGGCGGCGTCTACCTGCTTTACGCACTCGGCTACAACTTCTCGGTGGCGGTGTGGGTCGGCTTCATCGCGCTGTTCGGCACAGCCGTGCAGACCGGCGTGGTGATGGTGATCTATCTGAACGAAGCCGTTGAGCGCAAGAAGCTCGAAGTCGGCGATCAGCTCACGCGACAGGAACTCAAAGAGGCGGTGATGGAAGGCGCGGTGCTGAGGCTCAGGCCGAAGGTAATGACCGTATCAACCGTAGTCGCGGGACTGCTGCCGATTATGTGGAGCGCGAGCGCCGGCGCCGAAGTGATGAAGCCGCTGGCGACGCCGGTGCTCGGCGGCATGGTCTCGTCGCTGCTGCATGTGCTGATCGTGACGCCGGTGATTTTCTTCTGGCTGCGTGAGCGCGAGATGCGGCGTCACGCTGCCAGAACAAATCATCATGATGAAGTGTTGGAAGAGCCTTCTGCGCTCAGTGCCGAGACCGAGAAAGAGCGCTGA
- a CDS encoding TolC family protein, with translation MSETSAGEPSVAGVILPANSAQPVAPAQTPTSFSRFIDPANGLTADDLVRYALKHNGELAAARQMIAEVRGRLHQAGLRPNPMVESSYQRGVTSSDNNLNLMAELPLELGGRREARVAVAERELEMRQAEVADFERKLAAEVRIKYAAAIAAARNLKFTEDLLTLTRDSYQIVQARVERGKSAPLDQNVVYVELNRVDAMRINFEGKTEVAMLELKKTVGILPDEPLLLRGEFDVAHQPPPQSDATRNAMAARPDLTAAHAAENLALAQIDQARTEGKVDASLFASYMRQDMGFGVRGINDQGLLAPVQGIFHYVGVGVKLMLPFRNKNQGNIEAAQALLEAARSRRSFAEIVIRNEVAAAYAGFEHARAALTVYRDGVRNQAQRNLDVIRQTYVLGQKTLLDFIAEQRRFIEVETSFTDILKAYYESLIEIDRAAASPVPSA, from the coding sequence GTGTCTGAAACGTCGGCAGGCGAACCGAGTGTTGCCGGTGTCATTCTGCCGGCCAACTCGGCGCAGCCAGTTGCTCCGGCGCAAACGCCCACATCTTTCTCACGCTTCATTGATCCGGCGAACGGGCTCACGGCAGATGATCTGGTGCGCTACGCCCTCAAACACAACGGTGAATTGGCGGCGGCGCGGCAGATGATCGCCGAAGTACGAGGCCGATTGCATCAGGCTGGGCTGCGGCCTAACCCGATGGTCGAGAGCAGCTACCAGCGTGGCGTGACATCGAGCGACAACAACCTCAACCTGATGGCGGAATTGCCGCTTGAACTCGGCGGGCGGCGCGAGGCGCGCGTCGCCGTCGCCGAGCGCGAACTGGAGATGCGGCAGGCTGAGGTCGCCGATTTCGAGCGCAAGCTCGCCGCTGAAGTACGAATAAAATACGCCGCCGCGATAGCTGCGGCGCGCAACCTGAAGTTCACCGAAGACCTGTTGACCCTGACGCGCGATTCATACCAGATCGTCCAGGCGCGCGTCGAGCGCGGCAAGAGCGCGCCGCTTGACCAGAACGTTGTCTATGTGGAGTTGAACCGCGTTGATGCGATGCGGATCAACTTCGAGGGCAAGACAGAAGTGGCCATGCTCGAACTCAAGAAGACGGTCGGCATACTGCCTGACGAGCCTCTGCTCTTACGAGGCGAATTTGACGTCGCCCACCAACCGCCACCACAGAGCGACGCGACCCGCAATGCCATGGCGGCGCGGCCTGATCTGACGGCGGCGCATGCGGCAGAGAATTTAGCCCTGGCGCAGATCGATCAGGCGCGCACTGAAGGCAAAGTCGATGCGAGCCTCTTCGCTAGCTATATGCGTCAAGACATGGGATTCGGCGTGCGCGGCATCAACGATCAAGGTTTGCTTGCGCCGGTGCAAGGTATCTTTCATTACGTCGGCGTCGGCGTAAAGCTGATGCTCCCGTTTAGAAACAAGAACCAGGGCAATATCGAAGCGGCGCAGGCCCTGCTTGAGGCGGCGCGCAGCCGTCGTTCATTTGCCGAGATCGTCATCCGCAACGAAGTGGCGGCGGCCTATGCCGGTTTCGAGCACGCCCGGGCGGCGCTCACAGTTTACCGCGATGGCGTGCGCAACCAGGCGCAGCGCAACCTCGACGTGATTCGGCAGACCTACGTGCTTGGCCAGAAGACCCTGCTCGATTTTATTGCCGAACAGCGCCGCTTCATCGAAGTCGAGACGAGCTTCACCGACATACTCAAAGCGTATTACGAATCACTCATCGAGATTGACCGGGCTGCCGCGTCGCCGGTCCCTTCCGCATGA